A stretch of Prunus dulcis chromosome 6, ALMONDv2, whole genome shotgun sequence DNA encodes these proteins:
- the LOC117630531 gene encoding UPF0481 protein At3g47200-like, whose translation MGIADKLSHVQNGSEDLSIYRVPRKLRKVKEDAYNPRVVSIGPLHRDNPNLIAMKEHKWRYMLFILQQTNDFKNTIECLKKCTNAIYGLGTFPLNTKVCESYAEDLTEIKKQDLAEIMLVDGCFMLELFLRYDQYCSDIPLKHQSNDPIFGNAWMIPALKHDLALLENQIPFFILEILYNVIKPHIPHTVEYTPPNSVTSLALNFFQPMNRKATNEDTKTADCKHLLYLLHNFFLQTRSDHIVELGPAKASNQHARKEDTETANSNHLLQLLGKFFLPAKASKKKSKFKYCASDLYDAGVQFEKGLAEDHLLCIKFEDGEIKIPQVFIDDTTDSLFRNLIAFEQCHLKSSHHITSYVILMKSLIRSKEDIKLLKKKEIINENFAGGEYFVHFGSILDHVNPKDFLFGDLCDQVNDYSRSWFHWRKFKVFWMVRLQRYMRSLYNTYFSSPWSITAFFAAAVLFSLTVTQTYYAIHPR comes from the coding sequence ATGGGGATTGCAGACAAGCTCAGCCATGTGCAAAATGGTTCAGAAGACTTGAGCATCTATAGAGTTCCACGTAAACTTCGAAAAGTGAAGGAGGATGCCTACAACCCTCGCGTTGTCTCCATTGGACCTCTCCATCGAGACAACCCTAACCTCATAGCTATGAAAGAGCATAAATGGCGTTACATGCTCTTCATTCTGCAACAAACAAACGACTTTAAAAATACTATTGAATGCTTGAAAAAGTGCACCAATGCCATTTATGGTTTAGGGACGTTCCCTTTAAACACAAAAGTGTGTGAAAGCTATGCTGAAGATCTCACAGAAATTAAGAAGCAAGATCTCGCAGAAATAATGTTGGTTGACGGATGCTTCATGTTGGAGCTTTTCCTCAGGTATGACCAATACTGCTCAGATATTCCGTTGAAACACCAATCTAATGATCCAATATTCGGTAATGCTTGGATGATCCCAGCACTTAAGCATGATCTGGCATTACTTGAAAATCAGATCCCTTTCTTCATTCTCGAAATATTGTACAATGTTATCAAGCCTCACATCCCTCACACCGTGGAATATACACCACCAAATTCGGTCACTAGCCTCGCTCTTAACTTTTTTCAACCCATGAACCGAAAGGCAACAAATGAAGATACTAAAACTGCAGACTGCAAGCATTTGCTTTATCTTTTGCacaatttcttcctccaaacCAGATCGGACCATATAGTTGAATTGGGTCCTGCCAAGGCAAGCAACCAACATGCAAGAAAAGAAGATACGGAGACTGCAAACTCCAACCATTTGCTTCAACTTTTGGGCAAGTTCTTCCTCCCAGCAAAGGCAagtaagaaaaaaagtaaattcaAGTATTGCGCTTCAGACCTTTATGACGCTGGAGTCCAGTTTGAAAAAGGGTTGGCCGAGGACCATTTGTTGTGCATAAAATTCGAAGATGGAGAAATCAAAATTCCACAGGTGTTCATTGATGACACTACAGATTCACTGTTCCGGAACCTGATTGCTTTTGAGCAATGTCATCTCAAGAGTTCACATCACATCACATCATACGTCATCCTCATGAAGAGTCTCATCCGTTCAAAAGAGGATATCAAACTACTCAAGAAAAAGGAGatcataaatgaaaattttgcagGAGgcgaatattttgttcatttcgGAAGTATTTTAGACCATGTTAATCCAAAGGACTTCCTCTTTGGCGACTTGTGCGACCAGGTGAATGATTACAGCAGGTCCTGGTTTCACTGGCGTAAATTCAAAGTATTTTGGATGGTGCGGCTTCAGAGATATATGAGGTCCCTTTATAACACATATTTCTCTAGTCCATGGAGTATCACGGCATTCTTTGCTGCGGCTGTCCTTTTCAGTCTCACAGTCACACAGACGTACTATGCCATTCACCCTCGCTAA